A window of the Kosakonia radicincitans DSM 16656 genome harbors these coding sequences:
- the araH gene encoding L-arabinose ABC transporter permease AraH gives MSSLTTSRAPKSSLSFGRIWDQFGMLVVFAVLFIGCALFVPNFASFVNMKGLGLAISMSGMVACGMLFCLASGDFDLSVASVIACAGVTTAVVINISESLWIGVFAGLLLGVVSGFINGFVIARLKINALITTLATMQIVRGLAYIISDGKAVGIEDERFFTLGYANWLGLPAPIWLTVACLIIFGFLLNRTTFGRNTLAIGGNEEAARLAGVPVVRTKIIIFVLSGLVSAAAGIILASRMTSGQPMTSIGYELIVISACVLGGVSLKGGIGKISYVVAGILILGTVENAMNLLNISPFSQYVVRGLILLAAVIFDRYKQKSKRTV, from the coding sequence ATGTCATCTTTAACTACGTCCCGCGCACCGAAATCCTCGCTCAGCTTTGGGCGAATCTGGGATCAGTTCGGCATGCTGGTGGTGTTTGCCGTGCTGTTTATCGGCTGCGCGCTGTTTGTGCCGAACTTCGCCTCTTTCGTCAATATGAAAGGGCTGGGGCTGGCGATCTCAATGTCCGGCATGGTGGCCTGCGGCATGCTGTTCTGCCTTGCGTCCGGGGATTTTGACCTGTCGGTCGCGTCGGTCATCGCCTGCGCCGGGGTAACCACAGCAGTGGTGATTAATATTTCGGAGAGTTTGTGGATTGGCGTATTTGCCGGTTTGCTGCTCGGCGTGGTCAGCGGTTTTATTAACGGCTTCGTGATTGCGCGTTTGAAGATCAATGCCTTGATCACCACGCTTGCCACGATGCAGATCGTCCGCGGGCTGGCGTATATTATTTCCGACGGTAAAGCGGTCGGCATCGAGGATGAACGTTTCTTCACCCTCGGTTACGCCAACTGGCTGGGGCTGCCCGCGCCGATTTGGTTGACGGTTGCCTGCCTGATTATTTTTGGCTTCCTGCTCAATAGAACCACGTTTGGCCGCAATACGCTGGCGATTGGCGGTAATGAAGAAGCGGCCCGCCTGGCGGGCGTTCCGGTGGTACGCACGAAAATCATCATCTTTGTGCTCTCCGGTCTGGTCTCAGCGGCAGCGGGGATTATTCTTGCTTCGCGTATGACCAGTGGCCAGCCGATGACGTCGATTGGCTATGAGTTGATTGTTATCTCAGCCTGTGTATTGGGTGGTGTATCGCTGAAAGGCGGGATTGGCAAAATATCGTATGTTGTTGCCGGGATCCTGATTCTGGGCACCGTCGAAAACGCCATGAACCTGCTGAACATCTCGCCATTCTCACAGTATGTGGTGCGTGGTTTGATCCTGCTGGCGGCGGTAATTTTCGACCGCTACAAACAAAAGTCCAAACGCACAGTTTAA
- a CDS encoding MFS transporter: MSESTLLRKTGGLSPAALLVAGAFFMEFIDGTVIATALPDMAKTFGVEAVALNIGISAYLITLAVLIPASGWIADRFGARNVFSMALAIFTMASILCGLSTSVEMFVSMRILQGVGGALMVPVGRLAVLRTTPKHQLITAIATLTWPALVAPIIGPPLGGFITHYADWRWIFFINVPLGIMAILLALRIIPNIREEERRPFDLPGFIATSMAMVSLVYAMEDLGAEQPQGVLTSGLLILGGLTLAFTLRHFRRAQWPMIRLDALQVPTFRVTMYGGSLFRASISAVPFLLPLLFQVGFGMDPFHAGLLVLAVFAGNLTIKPATTPLIRWLGFKKLLLINGALNVLALLACAFLTSATPVWLTFVVLFLGGVFRSVQFTGVSTLAFADVPSPQMSYANTLFSTATQLAVGLGITLGAIGIRIGEHVSKWLHITGVEGISFRLAFVFIALICLVGMFDTLRLTRDAGSAVSQKKKV, from the coding sequence ATGAGTGAAAGCACCCTTTTGCGGAAGACTGGAGGTCTTTCTCCCGCTGCGCTACTGGTAGCCGGCGCTTTCTTTATGGAGTTTATCGACGGCACGGTAATCGCGACCGCCCTGCCGGATATGGCAAAAACGTTTGGTGTCGAAGCTGTTGCGCTGAACATCGGTATCAGCGCTTATTTAATTACCCTTGCTGTGCTGATCCCGGCCAGCGGCTGGATCGCCGATCGCTTTGGCGCGCGCAATGTCTTTTCCATGGCGCTGGCTATCTTCACCATGGCATCGATATTGTGTGGGCTGTCGACCAGCGTAGAGATGTTTGTCAGCATGCGTATTTTACAGGGTGTTGGCGGCGCATTGATGGTGCCGGTTGGGCGCCTCGCCGTACTGCGCACCACGCCAAAACATCAGCTTATTACCGCCATCGCCACGCTCACCTGGCCCGCGCTGGTCGCGCCGATCATCGGCCCGCCGCTGGGGGGATTTATTACACATTACGCTGACTGGCGTTGGATCTTCTTTATTAATGTGCCGCTGGGAATTATGGCGATTTTGCTGGCGCTGCGCATCATTCCCAATATTCGTGAAGAGGAGCGGCGCCCGTTCGATTTACCGGGGTTTATCGCCACGTCGATGGCGATGGTCAGCCTGGTTTATGCCATGGAGGATTTAGGCGCAGAGCAGCCGCAAGGCGTGCTGACCAGCGGGTTGCTGATACTGGGCGGTTTAACGCTGGCCTTTACCTTGCGCCATTTCCGGCGTGCGCAATGGCCGATGATCCGGCTGGATGCGCTGCAGGTGCCGACCTTTCGTGTGACGATGTACGGCGGCTCGCTGTTTCGCGCATCAATAAGCGCCGTCCCTTTTCTGCTGCCGCTACTGTTCCAGGTCGGTTTTGGTATGGATCCTTTCCACGCTGGGCTGCTGGTGCTGGCGGTATTTGCCGGTAACCTGACGATCAAACCCGCCACGACGCCGCTGATTCGCTGGCTGGGCTTTAAAAAGTTGCTGCTAATTAACGGCGCGCTGAATGTGCTGGCGCTGCTGGCCTGCGCTTTTCTTACCTCGGCAACGCCTGTCTGGCTTACCTTTGTGGTGCTGTTCCTGGGCGGCGTCTTCCGTTCGGTACAGTTTACCGGCGTCAGCACCCTCGCCTTTGCCGATGTTCCGTCACCACAAATGAGTTATGCCAATACGCTGTTCAGTACCGCCACACAACTGGCTGTCGGCCTGGGTATCACCCTTGGTGCAATTGGTATTCGTATTGGTGAACATGTCAGTAAGTGGCTGCATATCACTGGCGTTGAAGGGATCAGTTTCCGGCTGGCATTTGTGTTTATCGCGCTGATCTGCCTGGTTGGCATGTTTGATACGTTGCGCCTGACCAGAGATGCCGGAAGCGCCGTATCGCAGAAGAAAAAAGTGTAA
- the azuC gene encoding stress response protein AzuC, whose amino-acid sequence MKLRKILKHMFETYCKTFKDVPPGAMF is encoded by the coding sequence ATGAAACTGCGTAAAATTCTGAAGCATATGTTTGAAACCTATTGCAAAACATTCAAAGACGTACCGCCAGGCGCTATGTTCTGA
- a CDS encoding arabinose ABC transporter substrate-binding protein, with product MHKFTKALAAIGLAAVMSQSAIAETMKLGFLVKQPEEPWFQTEWKFADKAGKDLGFEVIKIAVPDGEKTLNAIDSLAASGAKGFVICTPDPKLGSAIVAKARGYDMKVIAVDDQFVNAKGEPMTSVPLVMMAASEIGARQGEELYKEMQKRGWNVKETGVMAITANELDTARRRTTGSMDALKKAGFPEKQIYQVPTKSNDIPGAFDAGNSLLVQHPEVKHWLVLGMNDNTVLGGVRATEGQGFKAPDVIGIGINGVDAVSELSKAQATGFFGSLLPSPDVHGYKTSQLLYNWVTKGVEPPKFTAVTDVVLITRENFKEELAKKGL from the coding sequence ATGCACAAATTCACTAAAGCGTTGGCGGCCATCGGTCTGGCTGCCGTTATGTCACAATCCGCTATCGCTGAAACGATGAAGCTCGGGTTCCTGGTTAAACAGCCAGAAGAACCCTGGTTCCAGACTGAATGGAAGTTTGCCGACAAGGCGGGCAAAGATTTAGGTTTTGAAGTGATTAAAATCGCCGTCCCTGATGGTGAAAAAACGCTGAACGCCATTGATAGCCTGGCGGCCAGCGGCGCAAAAGGATTTGTTATTTGTACTCCGGATCCCAAACTGGGCTCAGCGATTGTCGCCAAAGCGCGGGGTTATGACATGAAAGTCATTGCGGTGGACGACCAGTTCGTCAACGCCAAAGGCGAACCGATGACCTCGGTGCCGCTGGTGATGATGGCAGCGAGCGAAATCGGCGCGCGTCAGGGTGAAGAGCTCTATAAAGAGATGCAAAAACGTGGCTGGAATGTGAAAGAGACCGGCGTCATGGCGATTACCGCGAACGAGCTGGATACCGCTCGCCGCCGCACGACCGGTTCTATGGACGCGCTGAAAAAAGCCGGTTTCCCGGAAAAACAGATCTACCAGGTGCCGACCAAATCTAACGATATCCCCGGTGCATTTGATGCCGGTAACTCCCTGCTGGTACAGCATCCGGAAGTGAAACACTGGCTGGTGCTGGGCATGAATGACAACACTGTGCTGGGTGGCGTGCGTGCAACAGAAGGCCAGGGCTTTAAAGCGCCGGATGTCATCGGTATTGGTATTAACGGCGTCGATGCGGTAAGTGAGCTGTCGAAAGCGCAGGCAACCGGCTTCTTCGGTTCGCTGCTGCCAAGCCCGGACGTGCATGGCTATAAAACAAGCCAACTGCTCTACAACTGGGTTACCAAAGGCGTTGAACCACCGAAATTTACAGCAGTAACGGACGTGGTGCTGATCACGCGCGAGAACTTCAAAGAAGAGCTGGCGAAAAAAGGACTGTAA
- the araG gene encoding L-arabinose ABC transporter ATP-binding protein AraG — MQQSTPYLSFRGIGKTFPGVKALSEISFDCYAGQIHALMGENGAGKSTLLKILSGNYAPTTGSLVIKGEEVTFADTTAALNAGVAIIYQELHLVPEMTVAENIYLGQIPHKSGIVNRSLLNYEAGLQLQHLGLDIDTQTPLKYLSIGQWQMVEIAKALARNAKIIAFDEPTSSLSAREIDNLFRVIRELRKEGRVILYVSHRMEEIFALSDAITVFKDGRYVRTFTDMQQVNHDQLVQAMVGRELGDIYGWKPREYGAERLRLEQVKAPGVRTPISLSVRSGEIVGLFGLVGAGRSELMKGLFGGTKITEGQVFIDGEQVNITKPAHAIQAGMMLCPEDRKAEGIIPVHSVQENINISARRKYIRAGCLINDGWESENAEHHIRSLNIKTPGAEQLIMNLSGGNQQKAILGRWLSEEMKVILLDEPTRGIDVGAKHEIYNVIYALASRGVAVLFASSDLPEVLGVADRIVVMREGEIAGELLHGQCDEQRALSLAMPKVSQAVA; from the coding sequence ATGCAACAGTCTACTCCTTATCTCTCTTTTCGCGGCATCGGCAAGACGTTTCCCGGTGTGAAAGCGCTCAGTGAGATCAGTTTTGATTGTTACGCCGGGCAAATCCACGCCCTGATGGGTGAAAACGGCGCAGGTAAATCGACACTGTTAAAAATCCTCAGCGGCAATTACGCGCCAACCACCGGTTCGCTGGTAATAAAAGGTGAGGAAGTCACCTTCGCGGATACTACTGCAGCGCTGAATGCCGGGGTGGCGATCATCTACCAGGAGCTGCATCTGGTGCCGGAAATGACCGTCGCGGAGAATATCTACCTTGGCCAGATCCCGCACAAGAGCGGCATTGTGAACCGTTCGTTGCTGAATTACGAAGCCGGTTTGCAGCTTCAGCATCTTGGGCTGGATATCGATACGCAAACGCCGCTGAAATATCTCTCCATTGGTCAGTGGCAAATGGTCGAAATTGCCAAGGCGCTGGCGCGCAACGCCAAAATCATCGCTTTTGATGAACCCACCAGTTCTCTCTCGGCGCGTGAGATCGACAACCTGTTCCGTGTGATCCGCGAGCTACGTAAAGAGGGCCGGGTGATCCTTTATGTCTCCCACCGCATGGAAGAGATTTTTGCGCTCAGCGATGCCATTACCGTCTTTAAAGATGGCCGCTACGTGCGCACCTTTACGGACATGCAGCAGGTCAATCATGACCAGTTGGTGCAGGCGATGGTCGGACGCGAACTGGGGGATATTTATGGCTGGAAACCCCGGGAATACGGGGCAGAACGCCTGCGGCTGGAGCAGGTTAAAGCGCCAGGCGTACGAACGCCCATCTCTTTAAGCGTGCGCAGCGGTGAAATTGTCGGCCTGTTCGGGCTGGTGGGCGCCGGGCGCAGTGAATTAATGAAAGGCTTATTCGGCGGGACGAAAATTACCGAAGGGCAGGTCTTTATCGACGGCGAGCAAGTCAATATTACTAAACCGGCGCATGCCATCCAGGCGGGCATGATGTTGTGCCCGGAAGATCGTAAAGCGGAAGGCATTATTCCGGTTCATTCGGTGCAGGAGAACATCAATATTAGCGCCCGGCGCAAATACATTCGCGCAGGTTGTCTGATCAATGATGGCTGGGAAAGTGAAAACGCCGAACACCATATTCGTTCGCTCAATATCAAAACGCCTGGTGCGGAACAACTGATTATGAATCTCTCCGGTGGCAACCAGCAAAAGGCAATTCTTGGTCGCTGGTTATCGGAAGAGATGAAAGTCATTTTGCTCGACGAGCCGACGCGCGGCATTGATGTCGGGGCGAAGCATGAGATCTACAACGTAATTTACGCGCTGGCTTCCCGCGGTGTTGCGGTGCTGTTTGCCTCCAGTGATTTGCCGGAAGTGCTCGGCGTTGCCGATCGCATCGTGGTGATGCGTGAAGGGGAAATCGCCGGTGAACTGCTTCACGGTCAGTGTGATGAACAGCGGGCGCTGAGCCTCGCGATGCCGAAAGTTAGCCAGGCTGTCGCCTGA
- the otsB gene encoding trehalose-phosphatase has protein sequence MEDALSVPPLFSGNFAFFFDLDGTLADIKPHPDDVSVPDAVLARLSLLAEMNNGALALISGRSIAELEQLAKPWRFPLAGVHGAERRDIKGHTERVTLPENIVQPLERSLRHEVASLHGVELEAKGMAFALHYRQALQHEDAVFALAKQMVARYPQLAMQPGKCVVELKPSGIHKGAAIAAFLETPPFAGRIPVFVGDDLTDEHGFKTVNALGGESIKVGAGETQAKWRLDSVNEVYRWLERITDHQQEKQQALTNRRDGYESLSRSI, from the coding sequence GTGGAAGACGCATTATCTGTACCGCCTCTCTTTTCCGGTAATTTTGCCTTTTTTTTCGATTTGGATGGCACCCTCGCTGACATTAAACCGCACCCGGATGATGTCTCTGTTCCGGACGCTGTGCTGGCCAGACTTTCATTGCTTGCTGAGATGAACAACGGGGCACTGGCATTGATTTCAGGGCGCTCAATCGCTGAGCTCGAGCAACTCGCCAAACCCTGGCGTTTTCCGCTGGCTGGCGTGCACGGGGCAGAACGCCGCGACATCAAGGGTCATACCGAACGGGTGACATTACCGGAAAATATCGTACAACCGCTGGAGCGTTCGCTCCGGCACGAAGTGGCATCGCTTCACGGCGTGGAGCTGGAAGCGAAAGGCATGGCATTTGCTTTGCACTACCGTCAGGCGCTGCAGCATGAAGACGCGGTTTTTGCACTGGCAAAGCAAATGGTCGCGCGCTACCCGCAGCTGGCAATGCAGCCAGGGAAATGCGTGGTGGAGCTTAAACCGTCCGGCATTCATAAGGGAGCGGCCATTGCGGCATTTTTAGAGACACCGCCTTTTGCTGGCCGCATACCGGTTTTTGTCGGCGATGATTTGACGGATGAGCATGGGTTTAAAACCGTGAACGCGCTGGGGGGCGAATCAATCAAAGTTGGTGCTGGCGAGACGCAGGCAAAATGGCGTCTGGACAGCGTAAATGAAGTTTATCGGTGGCTTGAACGTATCACTGACCATCAACAAGAAAAACAACAGGCGCTAACAAACAGGAGAGATGGCTATGAGTCGCTTAGTCGTAGTATCTAA
- a CDS encoding DJ-1 family glyoxalase III — MKKVAVLLAPGFEEAEAIITIDILRRLNIEVETLACAESRAVVSYHAIPMVADSTLAERQAKLYDAVVLPGGPQGSVNLAASKAVVQFIEQHDTAGKLICPICSAAARVLGGNGLLKGRRYVCSGDLYETVNDGEYVDAPVVEDGNLISGKGLGLAFNFALTIAARLQGDETAARDHADHIYYSW; from the coding sequence ATGAAAAAAGTGGCGGTGTTGTTGGCGCCCGGTTTCGAAGAAGCAGAAGCGATTATCACCATTGATATCCTGCGTCGCTTAAATATTGAAGTCGAAACACTGGCCTGCGCGGAGTCCCGCGCGGTGGTCAGTTATCACGCTATCCCGATGGTTGCAGACAGCACGCTGGCAGAGCGTCAGGCAAAGCTGTATGACGCCGTCGTCTTACCCGGCGGGCCGCAGGGCAGCGTGAATCTGGCTGCCAGCAAAGCGGTGGTGCAATTTATTGAACAGCATGACACAGCCGGCAAGTTAATTTGCCCTATCTGTTCCGCTGCTGCGCGCGTGCTGGGCGGCAACGGCTTGCTGAAGGGCCGCCGCTATGTCTGCTCCGGCGATCTGTACGAAACTGTCAATGATGGTGAGTATGTGGACGCGCCAGTGGTGGAAGATGGCAACCTGATCAGCGGTAAAGGCCTCGGGCTGGCTTTCAATTTTGCGTTGACGATTGCTGCGCGTTTGCAGGGGGACGAAACTGCAGCGCGAGATCACGCCGATCATATCTACTATAGCTGGTGA
- a CDS encoding DUF2766 family protein: protein MSQNLSTDQELVSDIVACQLVIKQILDVIDVIAPVEVREKMSHQLKSIDFATHPAAADPVTRRAIQKAIALIELKFTPQGEAH from the coding sequence ATGTCACAGAATCTCTCCACCGACCAGGAACTGGTATCCGATATCGTTGCCTGTCAACTCGTCATCAAACAGATCCTCGACGTTATCGACGTCATCGCGCCGGTCGAAGTGCGTGAGAAAATGTCTCACCAGCTTAAGAGCATCGATTTTGCTACCCACCCGGCAGCGGCCGACCCGGTTACCCGCCGTGCAATCCAGAAAGCTATCGCCTTAATTGAACTGAAATTTACCCCTCAGGGGGAAGCTCACTAA